The genomic DNA CGGCCGGCGGCATCCTCATCGCCCTGGGCTTCATGCTGGCGCAGCTGTTCGGCGGGGACCACGGCGCCATCGATGTGACGGCCAAGTACGCGCTGACCGGCGGGAAGGAGGGCGTCACCAACCTGATGACGGACTTCAGCCCCGGCAACGGGATGCACTGGGCCGCCCTGCTCTTCCTCATCGGCGCGGCCGCCTTCGGCTTCCTGGTCCCGATCCTGTCCGGCTTCATCGCCTTCGGCATCGCCGACCGCCCCGGCCTCGTGCCCGGCATCGTCGGCGGCGCCATCGCCTCGACCATGGGCGCCGGCTTCCTCGGCGGCATCGCCACCGGCTTCATCGCGGGCTTCACCGCCCGCTGGATCGCCGGGTGGAAGGTGCACCGCGGGGTGCGGGGCGTCATGCCGGTCATCGTGATCCCGCTGTTGTCCACGCTGGTCACGGGCGGCCTCATGATCCTGCTGCTGGGCCGCCCCATCAAGGCCCTCATGGACGCCCTCACCAATGCCCTCAACGGCATGTCCGGGTCCAGCGCCATCCTGCTCGGCGTCATCCTCGGCCTGATGATGGGCTTCGACCTCGGCGGCCCGGTCAACAAGGTCGCCTACACCTTCGCGACGACCGGACTGACCGCCGTCGCCACCTCGGCCGTCACGGACGCCCCGCAAATGAAGATCATGGCGGCCGTGATGGGCGCCGGGATGGTCGCCCCGCTGGGCATGGCGCTGGCCACCGCGCTGCGGCCGAAGCTGTTCACGGAGCCGGAGCGGGAGAACGGGCGCGCCGCCTGGCTGCTCGGGGCCTCGTTCATCTCCGAGGGAGCCATCCCGTTCGCGGCGGCCGACCCGCTGCGCGTCATCGTGGCGTCCATGGCCGGCTCGGCCGTCACGGGCGGCCTGATCATGGCCTTCGGCAGCGCCCTGCGGGCCCCGCACGGCGGCATCTGGGTCATCGCCCTCATCAACAACTGGCTGATGTTCCTCATCGCGGTGGTCGTCGGCATGGTGATCTGCGGCCTGGTCGTCATCGCCCTCAAGGGGTCCGGCGCCCGCAAGGCCGCCCTTGACTCGGGCGGCGCGCAGACCGCCGCCTCGGTCGGCGCCCTGGGCGCCTCCGCCGCCGGCTGACCACCCCGACCGCCGGCAGGCACCCCGATCACCGTTCGTGACCTGCACCGAGGGTGCCATGGCACCCAAAGGGCAGGTCACGAACGGCACCAATCCACCGCACGGCACCCGACGTACGAGCGTGGGCCGTGCGGCAGCACCCGCCGTCATCGCGCCGGACGTGCGACAGCACCCGACGTACGAGCGCCGGACGCACCACAGCACCCGACGTACGAGCACATCCGAACGCACGACATCGAACGAAGGAGTTCCGCCATGTCCACCCGTACCGTCACCATCGCCTCCGCCGTCGGCCTGCACGCGCGCCCCGCCGCGCTGTTCGTCCAGGCCGCCACCGCCACCGGACTGCCCGTGACCATCGCCAAGGCGGGCGGCTCGCCCGTCGACGCGCGCAGCATCCTCGCCGTGATGGCGCTCGGCGCCAAGAACGGCGAAGAGGTCACCCTGTCGGCCGAGGGCGACGACGCGGACGCCAAGCTGGACTCCCTCGTCGAGCTGCTGTCCCGCGACCTGGACGCGGAGTGAGTATGCCCAGCCACAGTGCGGTGGTGCACACGCTGGCGCCCAGCGCGGCGCCGGCCGGTGCGGCCACGGGCGGCGACCCGAGATGACGACGCCGACCGCGACGGGAACCCACCGCGTCATCAACGGCATCGGGGTCTCGGCGGGGACGGCCACCGGGCCGGTCGTGCAGGTGCGACCCGCCCCCGGCTACGCCGCCGATGAGCCGCCGACGCAGGACGCCGGGCTCGCCCTCGACCGGGTGAAGAAGGCCCTCGAGGAGGTCGCCGCCGGCCTGGAGTCCCGCCTCCCCAAGGCGCCCGACCACGCCAAGCCGGTGCTGCAGGCGACCGCCATGATGGCCCGCGACCCGGGCCTCGTCACCGGCATCGAGACCAAGCTCGGCGCCGGCCTCGGGGTGACCCGCGCGGTGCACGAGGCGGTCGAGGAATACTGCGCGATGTTCGAGAGCCTCGGCGGGTACATGGCCGAGCGCGTCACCGACCTGCGCGACGTCCGCGACCGGACCATCTGCCGACTGCTCGGGGTCAACGAGCCCGGCGTGCCGGACCTGGTGCGTCCCTCGATCCTGGTCGCGCTCGATCTGGCGCCCGCGGAGACGGCCACGTTGACCCCGCAGACGGTGCTGGCGATCGTCACCTCGGCCGGCGGGCCCACGTCGCACACGGCGATCCTGGCCGCACAGCTGGGCATCCCGGCCGTCGTCCAGGCCAAGGGCGTCACCGACCTCGGCGACGGCATCGTCCTCGCCGTCGACGGCGGCGTCGGCGAGGTCATCGTCGAGCCCACCGAGGCCGAGCAGACCCAGCTCGCGGAGCGGGCCCGGCGGCGCGCGGCCGCGCTGGCGGGATCGTCCGGCGAGGGCGCGACGAAGGACGGCCACAAGGTCGCCCTGCTCGCGAACATCGGCACCGCCGACGACGCCCGCTCGGCGGCGGGTCAGGATCTGGAGGGCTCGGGGCTGTTCCGGACCGAGTTCCTCTTCCTGGACCGGGACAGCGCCCCGACCCTGCAGGAGCAGACGGCGACGTACACCGAGGTGTTCACGGCGTTCGGCGACCGGCGCGTCGTCGTACGGACCCTGGACGCCGGCGCGGACAAGCCGCTGTCCTTCGCGGACCTGGGGCACGAGGAGAACCCGGCGCTGGGCCGGCGCGGCCTGCGGCTCGGCATGATCCGCGAGGATCTGCTCGACACCCAGCTCGCGGCGCTCGCGGCGGCGTACGAGGCCACCAAGGCCGACGTCCGCGTGATGGCGCCTATGGTCGCGACGGTCGAGGAGGCGGAGTACTTCGCCGCCAAGGTCCGCGCCGTCGGCCTGCCCAAGGTCGGGGTGATGATCGAGGTGCCCGCGGCGGCGCTGCGGGCCGAGCACCTGCTCTCCGTCGTGGACTTCGCGTCGCTGGGCACGAACGACCTGCAGCAGTACGCGATGGCCGCCGACCGGATGCAGGGCGAGCTCGCGGCCCTGCTCGACCCCTGGCAGCCGGCGCTGCTGCAGCTGGTCCGCGCCAGTTGCGAGGGCGGCCGCGCCACCGGCAAGCCGATCGGGGTGTGCGGCGAGGCCGGCGGGGATCCGCTGCTCGCCCTCGTCCTGGTCGGCCTGGGCGTGACGAGCCTGTCGATGGCACCCGGCCGGGTCCGCGCCGTGCGCGCGGCGCTGCGGCTGCACTCGCTCGCGACCTGCCAGCAGATGGCGGCATACGCCGTCGCCTCGCGCACCGCCGGCGACGCCCGCGGGGCCGTGCTGCGGCTCGTGGAGCCGCAGTTGCTCGACCTGTTGTAAACCACGCGTACGACGGGTGGGGCGGGCTGCCCCCCGCTCGCCACCGGCAAGGGCCCCGAGGGACGACCGTCCCCCGGGGCCCTTGGCATCCCGAATCTCCCTGCGGGGTGGGACGCGACCGGCGCGGGCATGCGAACGCCCCCGGCACCCATAGGGGCAGGTGCCGGGGGCGTCCCCGTGAGCGCGTGGCAGGCCCGCGCTCAAGGGCCGGGGATGACGGGCTCAGGGCTCGACGGTGACCTTGATCGCCTCGCCGCGCGCGACGATGCCGAAGGCGTCGAGCGCGTTGTCCAGCGGGACGTGCTTGGTGATGAGGTCCTTGACGGGGATCTGGCCGGAGGAGACGTACTGCAGGGCCGCCTTGTGGTGCCGAGGCGCGGAGCCGTTGGCGCCGTGGATGTGCAGCTGGCGGTAGTGCACCAGGTTGCTGTCGCACTTGATGATCGGGTCGGTCTTGGGCAGGCCGCCGAAGAAGCTGATCCGGCCCTGGCGAGCGGCCATGGCGATGGCCTGCTCCTGGGTGACGTTCGCCGGGGTGGCGGTGATGATGACGTCGGCGCCGCGGCCGCCGGTGAGCTCCATGATCTTGGCGACCACGTCCTCCTCGGCGGAGTTGATGACGTAGTCGGGCTGCACCGCGTCGGCGGACATCTTCAGGCGCTCGGCGTTGATGTCGACGAGGACGACCTTGCCGACCTTGTGGACACCGCGGGCGATGCGGATGTGCATGCACCCGATCGGACCGGCGCCGAAGACGACCGTGAAGTCGCCCTCCTCGATGCCGAGCTGCTCCTGGGCGTTGATCGCGCAGGCGAAGGGCTCCAGGGCGCTGGCCTCGTCGTAGCCGACGTTGTCCGGGATCGCGTTGAGGCCGTCGACCTTGAGGACGGCCTGCGGCACGATCATGTACTCGGCGAATCCGCCGTCGTACTGGTAGCCGACCGAGGTCTGGTTCTGGCAGACCTCCATCCAGCCCTTGCGGCACTCGTGGCAGTCACCGCAGGGAACGGCGGCGATGACCTGCACGCGGTCGCCGGGGGCGAATCCGCCCGTCACGTTCGCCCCGACCTCGACGACCTCGCCAGCCACCTCGTGCCCCATGGTCGTGACGCGGGTGATGTTGACGTGTCCGTTGTGCAGGATCTTCACGTCCGTGCCGCAGGTCGAGCAGTTCTTGACGCGGATCTTGACCTCGTCCGGGCCACACACCGGCTCGGGGATGTCCTCGAGTCGGACATCTTCGGGGGCGTAAAACCGCAGCGCCTTCATGGGTGCTCCTTTGCCTCGCTGGTCATGGCCCAGATGCCCCGGCCATGTCTGTTTTTGTGGGTCGCTTGCCCTAGAGTCTGCCCGATCGTGTGGTCTTTGTCAACGGAGAAGGGTTGACTCCCACAGAAACGGGGGACTATAAAGGTGATCACAGATCTCCAGTGAGGTAGATCACCAGTGAAAGGAGCGGCCTTGGCCAGCTCGACCCTCGCCCCCGCCGGGGCCCAGCGCAGCTCGGCGCGCGTTCACGTCCAGAAGTTCGGCACCTTCCTGAGCAGCATGATCATGCCCAACATCGGCGCGATCATCGCCTGGGGCTTCATCACCGCCCTGTTCATCCCGGAAGGGCCCTTCCCGAACGCCCAGATCTCCTCGATCGTGGGCCCCAGCATCTACTTCCTGCTGCCGATCCTCATCGCCTACGCGGGCGGCAAGCTCGTCCACGACGTCCGCGGCGGGGTCGTCGGCGCCTTCTCCGTGATGGGCGTCGTCCTCCCGACCAGCGGCACCCTCGTGGCCAGCGCCGTCGACAAGGCGGGCGCCTCGATCTTCACCGGGGCCAACGGCCACGCGGCGCCGATGTTCCTCGGCGCCATGATCATGGGCCCGGCCACCGCGTGGGTCATGAAGAAGTTCGACAAGGCCGTGCACGGCAAGGTCAAGCCGGGCTTCGAAATGCTGGTCGACAACTTCTCCGCCGGCATCATCGCCGCGATCATGGCGGTCGTCGGAATGTTCATCCTGGCGCCCGTCGTCCTCGCGATCGTCGGCGCGCTCGGCAGCGCCGTGCAGTTCCTCGTCGACCACTCGCTACTGCCGCTGACGTCGCTGTTCATCGAGCCGGCGAAGGTGTTCTTCCTCAATAACGCGATCAACCACGGCGTGCTGACCCCGCTCGGCATCCAGCAGGCCCAGGAGCAGGGCAAGTCCGTGCTCTTCCTCCTGGAGGCCAACCCCGGCCCCGGCCTGGGCGTCCTGCTGGCCTACATGTTCTTCGGCAAGGGCGCGGCCCGCGCCTCGGCGCCGGGCGCCGCGCTGGTCCACTTCTTCGGTGGCATCCACGAGATCTACTTCCCGTACGTCCTGATGAAGCCCAAGCTGCTCCTGGCCACCATCGCCGGCGGCATGGCGGGCGTCTTCGTCAACGTCCTGTTCCACACCGGCCTGCGCGCCCCCGCGGCGCCCGGCTCGATCATCGCGGTGCTGCTGCAGACCGCGACGGACTCCTACCTCGGCGTGATCCTCGCCGTCGCCGTCGCGGCCGGCGTGAGCTTCGCGATCGCGTCCTTCCTGCTGAAGACCGACCGCGCCGAGGACGGCGACCTCGCCGCGGCGACGGCCGACATGGAGGCCATGAAGGGCAAGAAGTCCATCGCCTCCTCGACCCTGACCGCCGGCACGGCGGCCGTGCAGGACCACGCCGGCCCGATCCACCAGATCGTGTTCGCCTGCGACGCGGGGATGGGCTCCTCGGCGATGGGCGCCTCCGTCCTGCGGCGCAAGATCCAGCAGGCCGGCTACGACGACGTGACGGTCATCAACAAGTCGATCGCGGCCCTCACGGACACCTACGACCTCGTCGTCACCCACCAGGACCTCACCGAGCGCGCTCGCCAGCGCACCGGCTCGGCGATCCACGTCTCCGTGGACAACTTCATGGGCAGCCCGCGGTACGACGAGATCGTCGGCCTCCTGGGTCAGACCAACCGCGGGACCCCGGCGACTGCCGGCGCCGTCCCGTCCGCCGGGGCTGCGGCGGCGGGAACGGCGGCGGTCGCCGGCGCGGCGGTGCAGGACCGTACGCCGCACGCCGTGGACGGTACGGCGGCCGTGCAGGCCACCCAGGCCGCCCCGGCGGCCGAGGCCGGCTCCGGCACCGATGCCCAGCATTCGGTGCTGAGCACGCAGGGCATTCGGCTCGACGGCAACGCCTCGCAACGGGACGGTGCCATCACCGAGGCGGGTGACCTGCTCATCGCCCAGGGCGCGGTCGACGCGACGTACGTCGCCTCCATGCACGAGCGCGAGCAGTCCGTCTCGACCTACATGGGCAACCTGCTGGCCATCCCGCACGGCACCAACGAGGCCAAGGGGTCGATCCGGCGCACCGCGATGTCGTTCGTCCGCTACGCCGACCCGATTGACTGGAACGGCAACCCGGTCACGTTCGTCGTAGGCATCGCAGGCGCGGGCGACGACCACCTCACCCTGCTGTCCAAGCTCGCGACCGTGTTCCTCGACGAGGGCCAGGTCGCCCGCCTGGAGGCCGCCACGACACCCGAGGAGATCCAGGAGATCCTCTCGTCCGTGGAGGCCTAGGCACCAACGGCTCCCCCGACGCGTTAACCGGGGGCAGCCTGCACCACCGAGGAGGGGCCGACCTGCGCCGTGTCGGCCCCTCCTTCGGCGTCCCGGGATCTGCTGGCGAGCGAGCCCATCCGGTGATGGAGCGTTCACCCCTTTCGGGCGAATCCGGGCTGCCAAGCCCTCACCACGCGGCGCCCCTGCCGCTAGCCTGGCCCCCGCAGCCGTCCGCCTCGACCCCGCGCCGCAGGAGAGCCTCATGCAGATCACGCCCGACACCGCCGCCATCGTCACGGGAGGCGCCTCCGGCCTCGGCGAGGCCACCGTCCGCCGCCTGCACGCCGCCGGCGCCGCGGTGGTCATCCTCGACCTGCCGAGTTCCCCCGGCGAGGCCGTCGCCGCCGAGCTCGGGGACCGGGTCGTCTTCTGCCCCACCGACGTCCGCGACGAGGACCAGGTGCAGTCGGCCGTGGACGCGGCCAAGGGGCTCGGCACGCTGCGCATCGCCGTCACCTGCGCGGGCGTGGCCACCCCGGGACGGGTCCTCGGCCGCAAGGGCCCCCTCCCGCTGGACAGCTACAAGACCGTCATCGACATCAACCTCATCGGCACCTTCAACGTCCTGCGCCTGGCCGCCGCTGCCATGGCCGAGAACGAGCCCGTCGACGGTGACCGCGGCGTCATTGTCATGACGGCGAGCATCGCGGCGTACGACGGGCAGGTCGGTCAGGCCGCCTACGCCTCCAGCAAGGGCGCCATCGTCGGCCTCACCCTGTCCGCCGCCCGCGACCTCGCAGACAAGGCGATCCGCGTCATGACCGTCGCCCCCGGCACCATGGAGACCCCGATGATGGCGGGCCTGCCGGAGGAGACCAAGGCGAGCCTCGGCGCGATGGTCCCGCACCCCAGCCGCCTCGGGAAGCCGAGCGAGTTCGCCTCGCTCGTCGCCCATGTCATCGACAACCCGATGCTCAACGGCGAGGTCATCCGGATGGACGGCGCCCTGCGGATGCCTCCGCGCTGACCCCACCCCGCGTCCGGCCGGCCTGGTGAGTCGGTGCTCGCCTGGGACCTCTCGGCTCAGGCCCGTCGGCTCAGGCCCGTCGGGCCTGAGCCAGTCGCGTCAGGCCCAGTCGCGTCAGGCCTGAGGCATCAGGCCCGTCGACTCAGGCGCGGGGCTTCACCGCGGCGATCCAGTCGAGCACCTGGGCCCCGGTCGGGCTGGCCGCGGGGCTGGCCACGGTCTCGCTGGTCACCAGGAGCGCGAAGCCGTGGTCGTCGCCGGCAGCGTGGATCGCGGTCGCGGACGGCGCCGCCTTCTCGGCCGACGTGACGCCGGCGACGATCGATCCCTCGTCCTTGTCCGCCACCACCAGCAAGGTGGGCACCTTCCGTTCGGCGGCCGCCTGGGCGCTGGTCGCGGCATCGGGAACGCCGGCCCAACCGCCCGGACCGGAGACGTCCACGACGGCGTCGACGCCGTCCAGGGTCGCCGACGCCAGGGCGACCGTGCCGCCCATCGAGGACCCCATCACCGTGATCGGCTTCGCGCCGCGCGCCCGGAGCTGGTCAACGACGGTCCGGACCGCCACCCGGGGGTCGGCCGCGTCGGCGGGCAGGCAGCTCGAGCCGCCCCAGGCGCAGGCGTCCACCGCGACCACCGTCATCCCCCGAGCGGCGGCGACCTTGCCGATGGGCCAGCCCTCGCACAGCCCGCTCGCACCGGTGGAGTGCAGGAGCACCAGCGTCCGCTCGCCCGAGCCGAGCGTGGCGCCGGAGACGGTGCTTCCGGCGGGAGTGCGCCACGAGGTCGGCGCGAACCCCGTCTGACGCAGGCAGCGTTCGTCGATGGGCCGGGTGTCCTTGGGCGGCTCCGGGGTGGGTGACGCGCTCGCGGAGGACGAGCTTGCCGCGGCGGTGGGCGCAGGCGTGGTGCCGCCGCCGCAGGCGGCGAGCGACAGTGCGCCGGCCAGCGCCGCGGCACCGGTCAGAAGGCGAGAGAAGCGCATGGAGACATCCTGACGGGGTTACAGGTCTATGTCGAGTTAGACATAGACCTGCGTGGTGCGGCGACCCCGGGCAGCCGCAGGCGTCCCCACGGGGCGGCGAAGGAGCCCGTAGGCTCCCCCTTCGTGACGTCGACGTTGGGCCTAGCGCTGTTGGCGCTCGTGGCGCGCCAGGCGGCGACCGGGTACGAGCTGGCCCGCAGCATGGAGCGGCCGGCGGGCTTCTTCTACGCGGCGCGGCACAGCCAGATCTATCCGGAACTGGCTCGGCTGCAGGATGCGGGACTGATCGTGGGCGAGGAGATCGCCGGGGCGGGCCCGCGCCCCACGCGTCGATACCGGCTCACCGACGCCGGCGCCGATGAGCTGCGGCGCTGGCTGGCCACCCCCGCTGCGGGGGGACCGGTGCGCGACGTCAAGACGTTGCAGTTCTACTCGCTGTGGTTCCTTCCCCGGGACGAGGCGATCGGGCTGGTCGAGTCGTGGCGCCGTCGCCACGCGGAGGCGCTGACCGTATACGCCGCCGAGCGATCCGGGATCGTCGCCGACGGCGATCCGACCCCGGACACCCCCCGCTTCGGCAATCTCGCCGCCGTCACCGGTGGCGTCCTCGGCGCTCAGGCAGACATCGCATGGTGCGACTGGGTGCTCGACCGCCTGCGAGGGTGACCGGCGAGATCGCGTGACCGGCGGGATCGCGTGACCAGCGCCACCTCCGCCGTACGGCGTGGCGGGCGGGATCGGACCCCCGCGCGGGTGACCATGGCATTACCGGCCGCGGCGTCGTCCCGCGGGGAAGACGCGACGACGCCGGGGCCGCTTCCACGTCCCCATGGCCGGACCGCCCCGGAGCCTGCGCTCCGCGGCCCGCGGGTGGCGCCGAGGTACGCTGCGAGTCGCCGCCCGGCTCCCCCGCAGGCCCGACCGCCCGCACGTTCCGCCCAGGAGAACCGCCCCGCATGGCCAAACGCACGCCCCCCGCCGACGGCGACATCGTCGAGAACATCGTCGACATCGACGTCGAGGAGGAGATGTCGGGGGCGTTCCTGGAATACGCGTACTCGGTCATCTACAGCCGCGCCCTGCCCGACGCGCGCGACGGCCTCAAGCCGGTCCAGCGCCGGATCCTCTACGCGATGGCCGAGCTGGGGCTGCGGCCCGACCGGCCGCATGTGAAGTCCTCCCGCATCGTCGGTGAGGTCATGGGTAAGTACCACCCCCACGGGGACACGGCCATCTACGACGCCCTGGTGCGGATGGCCCAGCCCTTCTCGCTGCGGCTGCCGCTCATCGACGGGCACGGCAACTTCGGCTCCCTGGACGACGGGCCGGCGGCGAGCCGGTACACCGAGGCCCGGCTCGCGCCCGCCGCCCTCCTCATGACGACCAGCCTCGACGAGGAGGTCGTCGACGCGGTCCCCAACTACGACGAGACCCTCACCCAGCCCGAGGTGCTCCCGGCGGCCTTCCCGAACCTGCTGGTCAACGGCGCCTCCGGGATCGCGGTCGGGATGGCGACGAACATGCCGCCGCACAACCTCGTCGAGGTCATCGGCGCCTGCCGGCACCTCATCGACCACCCGGAGGCCACGCTCGAGGAGCTGATGCGGTTCGTCCCGGGGCCCGATCTGCCGGGTGGCGGGCTGATCGTGGGGCTGGACGGGATCCGCGAGGCGTACGAGACCGGCCGCGGCACCTTCCGCACCCGCGCCACCGCGCGCGTCGAGGCGTTGACGCCGCGCAAGAAGGGGATCGTCGTCACCGAGCTGCCGTATCTGGTCGGCACGGAGAAGGTCATCGACCGCATCAAGGACCTGGTGCAGGGCAAGAAGCTGCAGGGCATCTCCGACCTGAAGGACCTCACCGACCGCAAGCACGGCCTGCGCCTGGTCATCGAGGTCAAGAACGGCTTCAACCCCGACGCGGTGCTGGAGCAGCTCTACCGGCTGACGCCGATGGAGGACAGCTTCGGCATCAACAACGTCGCCCTGGTGGGCGGGCAGCCCCGCACGCTCGGCCTTGTCGAGCTGCTGCGCGTCTACGTGGACTTCCGCACGGACGTCGTACGCCGGCGCACGGCGTACCGCCTCGCCAAGCAGGAACGCGCCCTGCACCTGCTCGAGGGTCTCCTGCTCGCGATCCTCAACATCGACGAAGTCATCCGGATCGTGCGCGGCGCCGACGACACCGCCGCCGCACGGACCGGGCTGATCGCGGCCTTCGGGCTGTCCGAGACGCAGGCCAA from Austwickia sp. includes the following:
- a CDS encoding PTS mannitol transporter subunit IICBA; this encodes MASSTLAPAGAQRSSARVHVQKFGTFLSSMIMPNIGAIIAWGFITALFIPEGPFPNAQISSIVGPSIYFLLPILIAYAGGKLVHDVRGGVVGAFSVMGVVLPTSGTLVASAVDKAGASIFTGANGHAAPMFLGAMIMGPATAWVMKKFDKAVHGKVKPGFEMLVDNFSAGIIAAIMAVVGMFILAPVVLAIVGALGSAVQFLVDHSLLPLTSLFIEPAKVFFLNNAINHGVLTPLGIQQAQEQGKSVLFLLEANPGPGLGVLLAYMFFGKGAARASAPGAALVHFFGGIHEIYFPYVLMKPKLLLATIAGGMAGVFVNVLFHTGLRAPAAPGSIIAVLLQTATDSYLGVILAVAVAAGVSFAIASFLLKTDRAEDGDLAAATADMEAMKGKKSIASSTLTAGTAAVQDHAGPIHQIVFACDAGMGSSAMGASVLRRKIQQAGYDDVTVINKSIAALTDTYDLVVTHQDLTERARQRTGSAIHVSVDNFMGSPRYDEIVGLLGQTNRGTPATAGAVPSAGAAAAGTAAVAGAAVQDRTPHAVDGTAAVQATQAAPAAEAGSGTDAQHSVLSTQGIRLDGNASQRDGAITEAGDLLIAQGAVDATYVASMHEREQSVSTYMGNLLAIPHGTNEAKGSIRRTAMSFVRYADPIDWNGNPVTFVVGIAGAGDDHLTLLSKLATVFLDEGQVARLEAATTPEEIQEILSSVEA
- a CDS encoding PadR family transcriptional regulator yields the protein MTSTLGLALLALVARQAATGYELARSMERPAGFFYAARHSQIYPELARLQDAGLIVGEEIAGAGPRPTRRYRLTDAGADELRRWLATPAAGGPVRDVKTLQFYSLWFLPRDEAIGLVESWRRRHAEALTVYAAERSGIVADGDPTPDTPRFGNLAAVTGGVLGAQADIAWCDWVLDRLRG
- a CDS encoding alpha/beta fold hydrolase — translated: MRFSRLLTGAAALAGALSLAACGGGTTPAPTAAASSSSASASPTPEPPKDTRPIDERCLRQTGFAPTSWRTPAGSTVSGATLGSGERTLVLLHSTGASGLCEGWPIGKVAAARGMTVVAVDACAWGGSSCLPADAADPRVAVRTVVDQLRARGAKPITVMGSSMGGTVALASATLDGVDAVVDVSGPGGWAGVPDAATSAQAAAERKVPTLLVVADKDEGSIVAGVTSAEKAAPSATAIHAAGDDHGFALLVTSETVASPAASPTGAQVLDWIAAVKPRA
- a CDS encoding PTS fructose-like transporter subunit IIB: MAAEALEQAAKAAGHEMVVETQGSAGSSPLDQSVIDSADAVIFAHDLEVRDAGRFAGKPTVDVGVKKAISDAPGLVAQAVAAAEARVAGAGAAAGGTSSAAGPLHFVGVTSCPTGIAHTYMAAESLEQAAKAAGHTMTVETQGSAGSEPISQADIDRADAVIFAHDLEVRDAGRFAGKPTIDVGVKKAISDGPALIAQAAAMAAERRASGGTAASTAAAPAAGAGLATKAAADDAHVGTKIRQWLMTGVSYMIPFVAAGGILIALGFMLAQLFGGDHGAIDVTAKYALTGGKEGVTNLMTDFSPGNGMHWAALLFLIGAAAFGFLVPILSGFIAFGIADRPGLVPGIVGGAIASTMGAGFLGGIATGFIAGFTARWIAGWKVHRGVRGVMPVIVIPLLSTLVTGGLMILLLGRPIKALMDALTNALNGMSGSSAILLGVILGLMMGFDLGGPVNKVAYTFATTGLTAVATSAVTDAPQMKIMAAVMGAGMVAPLGMALATALRPKLFTEPERENGRAAWLLGASFISEGAIPFAAADPLRVIVASMAGSAVTGGLIMAFGSALRAPHGGIWVIALINNWLMFLIAVVVGMVICGLVVIALKGSGARKAALDSGGAQTAASVGALGASAAG
- a CDS encoding HPr family phosphocarrier protein; translated protein: MSTRTVTIASAVGLHARPAALFVQAATATGLPVTIAKAGGSPVDARSILAVMALGAKNGEEVTLSAEGDDADAKLDSLVELLSRDLDAE
- a CDS encoding 3-hydroxyacyl-CoA dehydrogenase, which gives rise to MQITPDTAAIVTGGASGLGEATVRRLHAAGAAVVILDLPSSPGEAVAAELGDRVVFCPTDVRDEDQVQSAVDAAKGLGTLRIAVTCAGVATPGRVLGRKGPLPLDSYKTVIDINLIGTFNVLRLAAAAMAENEPVDGDRGVIVMTASIAAYDGQVGQAAYASSKGAIVGLTLSAARDLADKAIRVMTVAPGTMETPMMAGLPEETKASLGAMVPHPSRLGKPSEFASLVAHVIDNPMLNGEVIRMDGALRMPPR
- the ptsP gene encoding phosphoenolpyruvate--protein phosphotransferase, coding for MTTPTATGTHRVINGIGVSAGTATGPVVQVRPAPGYAADEPPTQDAGLALDRVKKALEEVAAGLESRLPKAPDHAKPVLQATAMMARDPGLVTGIETKLGAGLGVTRAVHEAVEEYCAMFESLGGYMAERVTDLRDVRDRTICRLLGVNEPGVPDLVRPSILVALDLAPAETATLTPQTVLAIVTSAGGPTSHTAILAAQLGIPAVVQAKGVTDLGDGIVLAVDGGVGEVIVEPTEAEQTQLAERARRRAAALAGSSGEGATKDGHKVALLANIGTADDARSAAGQDLEGSGLFRTEFLFLDRDSAPTLQEQTATYTEVFTAFGDRRVVVRTLDAGADKPLSFADLGHEENPALGRRGLRLGMIREDLLDTQLAALAAAYEATKADVRVMAPMVATVEEAEYFAAKVRAVGLPKVGVMIEVPAAALRAEHLLSVVDFASLGTNDLQQYAMAADRMQGELAALLDPWQPALLQLVRASCEGGRATGKPIGVCGEAGGDPLLALVLVGLGVTSLSMAPGRVRAVRAALRLHSLATCQQMAAYAVASRTAGDARGAVLRLVEPQLLDLL
- a CDS encoding alcohol dehydrogenase catalytic domain-containing protein, giving the protein MKALRFYAPEDVRLEDIPEPVCGPDEVKIRVKNCSTCGTDVKILHNGHVNITRVTTMGHEVAGEVVEVGANVTGGFAPGDRVQVIAAVPCGDCHECRKGWMEVCQNQTSVGYQYDGGFAEYMIVPQAVLKVDGLNAIPDNVGYDEASALEPFACAINAQEQLGIEEGDFTVVFGAGPIGCMHIRIARGVHKVGKVVLVDINAERLKMSADAVQPDYVINSAEEDVVAKIMELTGGRGADVIITATPANVTQEQAIAMAARQGRISFFGGLPKTDPIIKCDSNLVHYRQLHIHGANGSAPRHHKAALQYVSSGQIPVKDLITKHVPLDNALDAFGIVARGEAIKVTVEP